One window from the genome of Dioscorea cayenensis subsp. rotundata cultivar TDr96_F1 chromosome 3, TDr96_F1_v2_PseudoChromosome.rev07_lg8_w22 25.fasta, whole genome shotgun sequence encodes:
- the LOC120249319 gene encoding pentatricopeptide repeat-containing protein At5g10690-like codes for MVLGFHPCSQSHSLLQTLEILLNSFSLRPGSTSTTRSRGPHASHSPLRSLKPPSKSSPSLSPSPQDLNFRRLTSRVIELTRRRQLRQILREIEKVKKRCGKLSTAVMNAVMETCVHG; via the exons ATGGTGCTAGGGTTTCATCCCTGTTCCCAATCCCATtctcttctccaaaccctagaaatcctcTTGAATTCCTTCTCCCTTCGCCCTGGAAGTACCAGCACCACTCGCTCCCGTGGTCCTCATGCCTCACATTCCCCTCTCCGCAGCCTCAAACCCCCCTCGAAGTCGTCGCCGTCGCTGTCGCCGTCGCCGCAGGATCTCAATTTTAGGAGGCTCACATCTCGGGTCATCGAGCTCACTCGAAGGAGACAGCTGCGGCAG ATTTTGAGGGAAATAGAGAAAGTGAAGAAGAGGTGTGGGAAGTTGAGTACTGCTGTGATGAACGCTGTCATGGAAACATGTGTTCATGGCTGA
- the LOC120249302 gene encoding pentatricopeptide repeat-containing protein At5g10690-like isoform X1: protein MLLGFHPRPQSHSLLQTLENLVNSFSVRPGRTSATRSRGPHASHSPLRSLKPPSKSPPSLSPSPQDLNFRRLTSRVIELTRRRQLRQILREIEKAKKRYGKLSTVVMNAVMEACVHCRDIESSIQVFEEMAKPESCGVDDISYGILLKGLGEARRIDEAFQILESVENGTAVGSPKLSARLIYGLLNALLEAGDMRRANGLVARYRVVLNKEEDQVLLYNLLMKGYLKTDFPQGALTIRDEILRQGLKPDKVTYNTLVFACVKSGDLDAAFQLITEMKVEAQKANSSEFFPDVVTYTTLLKGLGSKKDLCSVQEIVVEMKSLPDLYIDRTAYTAIVDAMLACGSIQGALCVFGEIIKLANESNNLRPKPHLYLSMMRTFALNGDFDMVKKLHVKMWSDTVGSISLSAQQEADELLMEAAINDNQVDVSKKILLDIIRKRDGLSWNSRGGMTALKVEILSGFTSSLFTPYILPQVTLDDPIEKYMTPFEESNPLLSSLPLKKVVMHFFRDSVLPVIDDWGSCVGILHRDDCKMLDAPLSTMMRGPPPCVTTSTSIGRTIDLLLEKKYKMLIIVKNSNVVYETTYSSSSRPVGTFTRDKLCQLTKHYDDDDEEGHASSPIKAAGHGDIR, encoded by the exons ATGCTGCTAGGGTTTCATCCCCGGCCCCAATCCCATtctcttctccaaaccctagaaaaCCTTGTGAATTCCTTCTCCGTTCGGCCTGGAAGAACCAGCGCCACTCGCTCCCGTGGTCCTCATGCCTCGCATTCCCCTCTCCGCAGCCTCAAACCCCCCTCGAAGTCGCCGCCGTCGCTTTCTCCATCGCCGCAGGATCTCAATTTTAGGAGGCTCACATCTCGGGTCATCGAGCTCACTCGGAGGAGACAGCTGCGGCAG ATTTTGAGGGAAATAGAGAAAGCGAAGAAGAGGTATGGGAAGTTGAGTACTGTTGTGATGAACGCTGTAATGGAAGCATGTGTTCATTGCCGAGACATTGAGTCTTCTATTCAAGTGTTTGAGGAAATGGCTAAGCCTGAGAGTTGTGGTGTAGATGATATATCCTATGGAATCCTTTTGAAG GGTTTAGGTGAGGCTCGAAGAATTGATGAAGCATTCCAAATTCTCGAGTCTGTGGAAAATGGTACAGCTGTGGGAAGCCCAAAATTATCGGCCCGACTTATATATGGTCTGTTAAATGCCTTACTTGAGGCAG GCGATATGCGCCGTGCCAATGGGCTTGTAGCACGTTACCGAGTTGTGCTGAACAAAGAGGAAGACCAGGTCTTGCTATACAACCTATTGATGAAG GGGTACTTGAAGACTGATTTCCCTCAAGGTGCATTAACTATAAGAGATGAGATCTTACGCCAAGGGTTGAAGCCTGATAAAGTGACTTATAATACATTGGTTTTTGCATGTGTGAAATCTGGAGATCTAGATGCTGCATTTCAGTTGATCACAGAAATGAAG GTGGAAGCTCAAAAAGCTAACAGCAGTGAATTCTTTCCTGATGTTGTTACTTACACTACTTTACTGAAG GGTCTCGGGAGCAAAAAAGATCTTTGTTCAGTGCAGGAAATTGTTGTCGAAATGAAATCATTGCCTGATCTGTATATTGATCGGACAGCGTATACTGCAATTGTTGATGCAATGCTAGCTTGTGGTTCAATTCAGG GTGCCTTATGTGTTTTTGGTGAGATAATAAAGCTGGCAAATGAGAGTAATAATCTGCGACCAAAGCCTCATCTTTATCTTTCTATGATGCGGACCTTTGCTCTTAATGGGGATTTTGATATGGTCAAGAAGCTTCATGTGAAAATGTGGTCAGATACTGTCGGATCGATTTCTCTGTCAGCACAACAAGAAGCTGATGAGCTCCTGATGGAGGCTGCAATAAATGATAATCAG GTTGATGTTTCGAAAAAAATTCTTCTAGATATCATCCGAAAAAGAGATGGCCTTTCTTGGAATAGCAGAGGAGGAATG ACTGCTCTTAAAGTGGAGATTTTATCTGGATTCACCAGTTCATTGTTTACTCCATACATCCTTCCTCAG GTTACATTAGATGATCCAATTGAAAAGTACATGACTCCTTTTGAGGAATCTAATCCATTGCTTTCTAGCCTGCCATTGAAAAAGGTTGTGATGCATTTCTTCAGAGATTCTGTGCTTCCTGTTATAGATGACTGGGGCAGCTGTGTTGGAATTCTCCACCGTGATGATTGTAAAATG TTGGATGCGCCTCTTTCAACCATGATGAGAGGACCGCCGCCTTGTGTAACCACATCGACATCCATTGGCCGGACGATCGATCTACTCTTAGAGAAGAAGTACAAAATGCTCATCATTGTGAAAAACAGCAACGTCGTCTATGAAACCACCTACAGTTCAAGCTCCAGGCCAGTTGGAACTTTCACCCGTGACAAGCTCTGCCAGCTCACTAAACATT atgatgatgatgatgaagaaggccATGCTTCATCCCCAATCAAAGCAGCAGGCCATGGAGACATCAGATAA
- the LOC120249302 gene encoding pentatricopeptide repeat-containing protein At5g10690-like isoform X2 has translation MLLGFHPRPQSHSLLQTLENLVNSFSVRPGRTSATRSRGPHASHSPLRSLKPPSKSPPSLSPSPQDLNFRRLTSRVIELTRRRQLRQILREIEKAKKRYGKLSTVVMNAVMEACVHCRDIESSIQVFEEMAKPESCGVDDISYGILLKGLGEARRIDEAFQILESVENGTAVGSPKLSARLIYGLLNALLEAGDMRRANGLVARYRVVLNKEEDQVLLYNLLMKGYLKTDFPQDLDAAFQLITEMKVEAQKANSSEFFPDVVTYTTLLKGLGSKKDLCSVQEIVVEMKSLPDLYIDRTAYTAIVDAMLACGSIQGALCVFGEIIKLANESNNLRPKPHLYLSMMRTFALNGDFDMVKKLHVKMWSDTVGSISLSAQQEADELLMEAAINDNQVDVSKKILLDIIRKRDGLSWNSRGGMTALKVEILSGFTSSLFTPYILPQVTLDDPIEKYMTPFEESNPLLSSLPLKKVVMHFFRDSVLPVIDDWGSCVGILHRDDCKMLDAPLSTMMRGPPPCVTTSTSIGRTIDLLLEKKYKMLIIVKNSNVVYETTYSSSSRPVGTFTRDKLCQLTKHYDDDDEEGHASSPIKAAGHGDIR, from the exons ATGCTGCTAGGGTTTCATCCCCGGCCCCAATCCCATtctcttctccaaaccctagaaaaCCTTGTGAATTCCTTCTCCGTTCGGCCTGGAAGAACCAGCGCCACTCGCTCCCGTGGTCCTCATGCCTCGCATTCCCCTCTCCGCAGCCTCAAACCCCCCTCGAAGTCGCCGCCGTCGCTTTCTCCATCGCCGCAGGATCTCAATTTTAGGAGGCTCACATCTCGGGTCATCGAGCTCACTCGGAGGAGACAGCTGCGGCAG ATTTTGAGGGAAATAGAGAAAGCGAAGAAGAGGTATGGGAAGTTGAGTACTGTTGTGATGAACGCTGTAATGGAAGCATGTGTTCATTGCCGAGACATTGAGTCTTCTATTCAAGTGTTTGAGGAAATGGCTAAGCCTGAGAGTTGTGGTGTAGATGATATATCCTATGGAATCCTTTTGAAG GGTTTAGGTGAGGCTCGAAGAATTGATGAAGCATTCCAAATTCTCGAGTCTGTGGAAAATGGTACAGCTGTGGGAAGCCCAAAATTATCGGCCCGACTTATATATGGTCTGTTAAATGCCTTACTTGAGGCAG GCGATATGCGCCGTGCCAATGGGCTTGTAGCACGTTACCGAGTTGTGCTGAACAAAGAGGAAGACCAGGTCTTGCTATACAACCTATTGATGAAG GGGTACTTGAAGACTGATTTCCCTCAAG ATCTAGATGCTGCATTTCAGTTGATCACAGAAATGAAG GTGGAAGCTCAAAAAGCTAACAGCAGTGAATTCTTTCCTGATGTTGTTACTTACACTACTTTACTGAAG GGTCTCGGGAGCAAAAAAGATCTTTGTTCAGTGCAGGAAATTGTTGTCGAAATGAAATCATTGCCTGATCTGTATATTGATCGGACAGCGTATACTGCAATTGTTGATGCAATGCTAGCTTGTGGTTCAATTCAGG GTGCCTTATGTGTTTTTGGTGAGATAATAAAGCTGGCAAATGAGAGTAATAATCTGCGACCAAAGCCTCATCTTTATCTTTCTATGATGCGGACCTTTGCTCTTAATGGGGATTTTGATATGGTCAAGAAGCTTCATGTGAAAATGTGGTCAGATACTGTCGGATCGATTTCTCTGTCAGCACAACAAGAAGCTGATGAGCTCCTGATGGAGGCTGCAATAAATGATAATCAG GTTGATGTTTCGAAAAAAATTCTTCTAGATATCATCCGAAAAAGAGATGGCCTTTCTTGGAATAGCAGAGGAGGAATG ACTGCTCTTAAAGTGGAGATTTTATCTGGATTCACCAGTTCATTGTTTACTCCATACATCCTTCCTCAG GTTACATTAGATGATCCAATTGAAAAGTACATGACTCCTTTTGAGGAATCTAATCCATTGCTTTCTAGCCTGCCATTGAAAAAGGTTGTGATGCATTTCTTCAGAGATTCTGTGCTTCCTGTTATAGATGACTGGGGCAGCTGTGTTGGAATTCTCCACCGTGATGATTGTAAAATG TTGGATGCGCCTCTTTCAACCATGATGAGAGGACCGCCGCCTTGTGTAACCACATCGACATCCATTGGCCGGACGATCGATCTACTCTTAGAGAAGAAGTACAAAATGCTCATCATTGTGAAAAACAGCAACGTCGTCTATGAAACCACCTACAGTTCAAGCTCCAGGCCAGTTGGAACTTTCACCCGTGACAAGCTCTGCCAGCTCACTAAACATT atgatgatgatgatgaagaaggccATGCTTCATCCCCAATCAAAGCAGCAGGCCATGGAGACATCAGATAA